A region of bacterium DNA encodes the following proteins:
- a CDS encoding vanadium-dependent haloperoxidase, producing the protein MPRKLKFLPVVVFAVLLVVGCGDGTPVAVNPDSPAWTNEKSAARVWNDALLEAIRRDFARPTVHARNLFHSSAMMYDLWAVYDGVAKPFFLGNTVGGYACPFPDEDRDDLRAGATDPDGERSIAISYAMYRLLTHRFRNSPGVDFQLNLFEDTLVELGFSPLYESRDYLHGTRAERAAALGLYLSDCVVEYGLLDGSNEEGDYAGVVYESVNPPLRPEQPGNPTIVDPDLWQPLDLEDSIDQSGNQTDNLQAFVGAEWGRVIPFALPAEAFSTFERPDRDDAFWPVCYDPGAPALLRGEGALPDEYLWNHEFVAIWSSHLDPADGVMWDISPGTIGNAGELPQDIASLRDYYNLYEGGVYDTGHPVNPYTGEPYEPNIVPRGDYARVLTEFWADGPDSETPPGHWFTVVNLAVSDHPAAQKRYKGTGPVLTDLEWDVKVYFALGGGIHDSAVTAWGIKGWYDYVRPISAIRFMADRGQSTDDTLPNYDPEGLPLIDGYVEVVEEGDPLAGDDNENVGKIKLFAWRGTSEVNENQTDTAGVGWMLAENWVPYQRPTFVTPPFAGYISGHSTFSRAAAEILTEFTGDEYFPGGLGEFVAPKNEFLETEEGPTVDVVLQWATYRDASDQTSLSRIWGGIHPPVDDIFGRRLGIVIAADAMDVADAYFRGENPAH; encoded by the coding sequence ATGCCCAGGAAACTGAAGTTCCTTCCGGTCGTGGTTTTCGCCGTGTTGCTTGTCGTTGGTTGCGGCGACGGAACGCCCGTCGCGGTCAACCCGGATAGTCCGGCGTGGACGAACGAAAAATCGGCGGCGCGCGTCTGGAACGACGCGCTGCTCGAGGCGATCCGGCGCGACTTCGCGCGTCCGACGGTCCACGCGAGAAACCTGTTTCACTCCTCCGCGATGATGTACGACCTTTGGGCCGTCTATGACGGCGTCGCGAAGCCCTTTTTCCTCGGCAATACCGTCGGGGGATACGCGTGCCCGTTCCCTGACGAGGACCGCGACGATCTGCGCGCGGGCGCGACGGATCCGGACGGCGAGCGTTCGATCGCGATCAGCTACGCGATGTACCGCCTGCTGACGCATCGCTTCCGGAATTCGCCGGGCGTGGATTTTCAGCTCAATCTCTTCGAGGACACGCTCGTCGAGCTGGGCTTTAGCCCCTTGTACGAGTCGCGCGATTATCTTCACGGAACGCGCGCCGAGCGCGCCGCGGCGCTGGGGTTGTATCTATCGGACTGCGTCGTGGAGTACGGGCTCCTGGACGGATCGAACGAGGAGGGCGATTACGCGGGCGTCGTTTACGAGTCCGTCAATCCGCCGCTACGGCCCGAACAGCCGGGGAATCCGACGATCGTCGATCCCGATCTCTGGCAGCCGCTCGATCTCGAGGATTCGATCGACCAGTCCGGCAACCAGACGGACAACCTGCAGGCCTTCGTCGGCGCCGAGTGGGGCCGCGTCATCCCGTTCGCGTTGCCCGCCGAGGCGTTCTCAACCTTTGAACGCCCCGACCGCGACGACGCGTTCTGGCCGGTTTGCTACGATCCGGGCGCGCCCGCGCTTCTTCGCGGAGAGGGCGCTCTGCCCGACGAATATCTCTGGAACCACGAGTTCGTGGCGATCTGGTCGTCGCACCTGGACCCGGCCGATGGAGTGATGTGGGATATCTCGCCCGGCACAATCGGCAATGCCGGCGAGCTGCCGCAGGACATCGCGTCGCTGAGGGACTACTACAATCTGTACGAAGGCGGCGTTTACGACACGGGCCATCCGGTCAATCCGTACACCGGCGAGCCGTACGAACCGAACATCGTTCCGCGCGGCGACTACGCGCGCGTGCTCACGGAGTTTTGGGCGGACGGTCCGGACTCGGAGACGCCGCCGGGGCACTGGTTCACCGTCGTCAACCTCGCCGTGAGCGATCATCCGGCCGCGCAAAAACGATACAAGGGGACCGGGCCGGTGCTCACGGATCTCGAATGGGACGTCAAGGTGTACTTCGCGCTCGGCGGCGGCATCCATGATTCCGCGGTGACCGCGTGGGGCATCAAGGGCTGGTACGACTACGTGCGGCCGATCTCCGCGATCCGTTTCATGGCCGATCGCGGGCAAAGCACCGACGACACGTTGCCGAATTACGATCCGGAAGGTCTTCCGCTGATTGATGGATACGTGGAGGTCGTCGAGGAAGGTGATCCGCTCGCCGGCGACGATAATGAAAACGTCGGCAAGATCAAGCTTTTCGCGTGGCGCGGCACGTCGGAGGTGAACGAAAATCAGACGGACACCGCGGGGGTCGGTTGGATGCTCGCGGAAAATTGGGTGCCGTATCAGCGCCCGACATTCGTGACGCCGCCGTTCGCCGGATACATCTCCGGCCACTCAACCTTCTCGCGCGCGGCGGCCGAAATCCTGACCGAATTCACGGGCGACGAATATTTCCCCGGCGGGCTCGGCGAGTTCGTCGCGCCAAAAAACGAGTTTCTCGAAACCGAGGAAGGCCCCACGGTGGATGTCGTCCTGCAGTGGGCGACGTACCGCGATGCGTCCGACCAGACGAGCCTGTCGCGCATCTGGGGCGGCATTCACCCGCCGGTCGACGACATCTTCGGGCGGCGCCTTGGCATCGTCATCGCGGCGGACGCGATGGATGTCGCCGACGCGTACTTCCGTGGGGAAAATCCCGCGCATTAG
- a CDS encoding LysR family transcriptional regulator translates to MKYASHPLTLRQLQYVVAVAEEKNFRRAAERCHVSQPSLSAQIGQVEQALSVRLFERGRRGVLVTRAGVELVARARDILLSVDDLVETAKRHIDPLAGVLRVGVISTIGPYLLPDLDPALRAAFPGLLLRWTEDKTEALVRRVLAGELDAALLAREADIDDLACESIGEDPFVLAAPAGHKLASGKRPVRLNDLRGEDVLLLDDGHCLRDQALDLCAAAGAKELGFRATSLTTLVQMVAAGPSVTLLPRIAAPIENRRGLLSIRPFARPAPKRTLVFAWRRRSPISGPMKRLAGAARIAFESASGNAGK, encoded by the coding sequence ATGAAATACGCCTCCCACCCTTTGACCCTTCGCCAGCTTCAATACGTCGTCGCGGTCGCGGAGGAAAAAAATTTCCGCCGCGCGGCCGAGCGTTGCCACGTTTCGCAGCCGTCGCTGTCCGCGCAGATCGGCCAGGTCGAACAGGCGCTTTCCGTGCGTCTGTTTGAACGCGGCCGGCGCGGCGTGCTCGTCACGCGCGCGGGTGTGGAGCTTGTCGCGCGAGCGAGAGATATCCTGCTTTCGGTCGACGATCTGGTCGAAACGGCGAAGCGCCACATCGATCCGCTTGCGGGCGTGTTGCGCGTTGGGGTGATTTCGACGATCGGCCCGTATTTGCTGCCCGATCTGGACCCCGCGCTGCGCGCCGCGTTTCCCGGGCTTTTGCTTCGTTGGACCGAGGACAAGACCGAGGCGCTCGTGCGTCGCGTGCTGGCGGGCGAACTCGACGCCGCCCTGCTCGCGCGCGAGGCGGACATCGACGATCTGGCGTGCGAGAGCATCGGCGAGGATCCCTTCGTGCTCGCGGCGCCGGCGGGGCACAAGCTCGCCTCCGGCAAGCGGCCGGTGCGTTTGAACGATCTTCGAGGCGAGGACGTGCTGTTGCTCGATGACGGCCATTGCCTGCGCGATCAGGCGCTCGATCTTTGCGCGGCGGCGGGCGCGAAGGAACTCGGATTCCGCGCGACGAGCCTGACGACGCTCGTGCAGATGGTCGCCGCGGGGCCGAGTGTGACGCTGCTGCCGCGCATCGCCGCCCCGATCGAAAACCGACGCGGGCTGCTTTCGATCCGCCCGTTCGCGCGGCCGGCGCCCAAGCGCACGCTTGTTTTCGCGTGGCGGCGGCGATCGCCGATTTCCGGCCCCATGAAAAGGCTTGCCGGCGCCGCCCGCATCGCGTTTGAGAGCGCGTCGGGCAACGCCGGCAAGTGA
- a CDS encoding VOC family protein → MAASNFRLNLVTLGVADIARSRAFYVDGLGFRASSASTDDVVFLFAGGVVLGLYPKHLLAEDANIPAEGSGFGGIALAHNVATRADVDATLARAEKAGAKILKSARDVFWGGYSGYFSDPDGYLWEIAFNPYWELDGDGLVKLPH, encoded by the coding sequence ATGGCGGCATCGAATTTTCGGCTGAACCTGGTGACGCTTGGCGTTGCCGACATCGCGCGCTCCCGCGCGTTTTACGTCGACGGATTGGGCTTTCGCGCATCGAGCGCGTCAACCGACGACGTCGTGTTCCTGTTCGCGGGCGGGGTGGTGCTCGGCCTGTATCCGAAACACCTGCTCGCCGAGGATGCGAATATTCCCGCGGAGGGCTCGGGCTTTGGCGGCATCGCGCTCGCGCACAACGTGGCGACGCGCGCGGATGTCGATGCGACTCTCGCACGCGCCGAGAAGGCCGGTGCGAAAATCTTGAAGAGCGCGCGCGACGTTTTCTGGGGCGGATACTCGGGCTATTTCTCCGATCCGGATGGATACCTTTGGGAGATCGCGTTCAATCCCTATTGGGAGCTCGACGGCGACGGCCTCGTGAAATTGCCTCACTGA
- a CDS encoding metalloregulator ArsR/SmtB family transcription factor, with protein sequence MTPHATPNDPLSTTFSALADPTRRAILARLSSGEKTVTELAEPFDISLPAVTKHLKVLERAGLISRGRDAQWRPARLSAKPLAEVANWVEEYRRFWDESFDRLGEYLKQLQSEEDDHERKRK encoded by the coding sequence ATGACACCCCACGCCACCCCAAACGACCCGCTCAGCACCACGTTTTCGGCGCTGGCCGACCCGACGCGGCGGGCGATCCTCGCGCGGCTTTCGTCCGGGGAAAAAACCGTGACCGAGCTGGCCGAGCCGTTTGATATCAGCCTGCCCGCCGTGACCAAGCACCTCAAGGTCCTGGAACGCGCGGGTCTGATTTCGCGGGGGCGCGACGCGCAATGGCGACCCGCCCGCCTGTCGGCAAAACCGCTCGCCGAGGTGGCGAACTGGGTTGAAGAGTACCGGCGCTTTTGGGACGAAAGTTTCGATCGTCTTGGGGAATACCTGAAACAGCTACAATCGGAGGAGGACGACCATGAACGCAAAAGAAAGTAG
- a CDS encoding TMEM175 family protein yields the protein MTRNRMEAFSDGVIAIIITIMVIELHPPHGHTLADLGPIVPKLLYYVLSFGFLAIYWNNHHHLLHAVERVNGAVLWANVHLLFWLSLVPFVTAWIGENSRAATPVAAYGAVLLASAIAYFILTRALLAVHEKDSRLSVALGRDWKGKLSVVAYIAGMTLAFVWSPLAIALYIGVAIVWLIPDKRIERALGADDR from the coding sequence ATGACGAGAAACCGGATGGAAGCGTTCAGCGATGGTGTGATCGCGATCATCATCACGATCATGGTGATCGAACTGCATCCGCCGCACGGGCACACGCTCGCGGATCTCGGACCGATCGTGCCGAAGCTTCTTTATTACGTGCTGAGCTTCGGGTTCCTCGCGATCTACTGGAACAATCACCACCACCTGCTGCACGCGGTGGAGCGCGTGAACGGCGCGGTGCTGTGGGCGAACGTGCACCTGCTGTTCTGGCTGTCGCTCGTGCCGTTCGTGACCGCATGGATCGGCGAGAACTCGAGAGCGGCGACGCCCGTCGCGGCCTACGGCGCGGTGCTGCTCGCCTCCGCGATCGCGTATTTCATCCTGACGCGCGCGCTTTTGGCCGTGCACGAGAAGGACTCGCGACTTTCCGTCGCACTCGGCAGGGACTGGAAGGGGAAACTCTCGGTCGTCGCGTACATCGCCGGGATGACGCTGGCGTTCGTGTGGTCGCCGCTTGCGATCGCGCTCTATATCGGCGTCGCGATCGTGTGGCTGATCCCCGACAAACGCATCGAGCGCGCACTGGGCGCGGACGATCGCTGA
- a CDS encoding GNAT family N-acetyltransferase: MNIEGYEIHPLTPDRFGDFEKVLGRGGVAGCWCMYWITPTIDEWRGDSRGGGKAKNRDLFRVIVEAGPPPGLLAYIDDEPAAWCRIMPRDRLAGLANSANFKTDLDIAGVWSLPCFVVRRKFRGRGLTSVLTRAAMQYAREHGARILEAYPTETTGQKNPASVYTGVASTFARLGFEVVQRTKPHKPMMRLRLSGARRR, translated from the coding sequence ATGAATATCGAAGGGTACGAAATCCATCCGCTTACGCCGGATCGCTTCGGCGACTTCGAGAAGGTGCTCGGGCGCGGCGGCGTCGCGGGATGCTGGTGCATGTACTGGATCACGCCGACGATCGACGAATGGCGCGGGGATTCGCGCGGCGGCGGCAAGGCGAAAAACCGGGATCTCTTTCGGGTGATCGTCGAAGCCGGCCCGCCGCCAGGTCTTCTCGCGTATATCGACGACGAGCCTGCCGCGTGGTGCCGCATCATGCCGCGCGACAGGCTTGCCGGCCTTGCGAACTCGGCGAATTTCAAAACGGACCTTGATATCGCGGGAGTGTGGTCACTGCCTTGTTTTGTCGTTCGCCGCAAGTTCCGCGGGCGCGGACTCACGAGCGTGCTCACGCGCGCCGCGATGCAATACGCGCGCGAGCACGGCGCGCGCATCCTCGAGGCGTACCCGACGGAGACGACGGGGCAGAAGAACCCCGCCTCGGTTTATACGGGGGTTGCTTCGACATTCGCCCGGCTTGGCTTCGAAGTCGTGCAACGCACGAAGCCCCACAAGCCGATGATGCGCCTTCGTCTTTCAGGCGCACGCCGGCGCTGA
- a CDS encoding FAD-dependent monooxygenase, which yields MAKKNRDAIVVGARCAGAPTAMLLARKGYKVLCVDSATFPSDTISSLVIHPPGVAALRRWGLLDRLTATGCPPIDTYVFDFGPIVITGAPGEGENGIAYAPRRTVLDKLLADAATESGAEVREGFTVEEILMDGDRVTGIRGHGKGEESVVENARVVIGADGRYSLVARAVQPEQYHEKEPILAGYYAFWSGLPMNGRFETYIRDRRGFAAIPTHGDMTLVIGGWPMSEFEENRHDVEAHYLAMFNQAPEFAKRLRGASLESRIVGTPVSGFFRKPYGRGWALVGDAAYNKDYITAQGITDAFESAELLANALDQTFTGERSYDEALGAYQNRRDNHVLPMFEFTCEIATLEPPTPQLQKLLGAVQGNQDAMDQFVEVNAGVLSPAEFFSEQNVSRIFAQAQAPRMA from the coding sequence ATGGCGAAGAAAAACCGGGACGCGATTGTCGTCGGCGCGCGTTGTGCCGGAGCGCCCACCGCCATGCTTCTGGCGCGCAAGGGATACAAGGTCCTGTGCGTCGACAGCGCAACGTTTCCGAGCGACACGATCTCCTCGCTCGTGATTCACCCGCCGGGCGTCGCCGCCCTGCGTCGATGGGGCTTGCTAGACCGGCTCACCGCGACGGGTTGCCCGCCGATCGATACATACGTCTTCGATTTCGGCCCGATCGTCATCACCGGCGCTCCCGGCGAAGGCGAAAACGGCATCGCCTACGCGCCGCGGCGCACCGTCCTCGACAAGCTGCTCGCCGACGCCGCGACCGAATCCGGCGCCGAGGTTCGCGAGGGTTTCACCGTCGAGGAAATCCTGATGGACGGCGACCGCGTCACCGGAATTCGCGGCCACGGCAAGGGCGAGGAATCCGTCGTCGAGAACGCGCGCGTGGTGATCGGCGCGGACGGCCGTTATTCGCTCGTGGCGCGCGCGGTTCAGCCCGAGCAGTATCACGAGAAGGAGCCGATTCTGGCGGGATACTACGCGTTCTGGAGTGGCCTTCCCATGAATGGGCGCTTCGAAACCTACATTCGCGATCGTCGCGGATTCGCGGCGATCCCGACGCACGGCGACATGACGCTCGTCATCGGCGGATGGCCCATGAGCGAGTTCGAGGAAAATCGCCACGACGTCGAGGCGCACTACCTGGCGATGTTCAATCAGGCACCCGAGTTCGCCAAGCGGCTGCGCGGCGCGTCGCTCGAATCGCGCATCGTCGGAACGCCCGTATCCGGCTTTTTCCGCAAGCCGTACGGCCGCGGCTGGGCGCTGGTGGGCGACGCCGCGTACAACAAGGATTACATCACCGCGCAGGGAATCACGGACGCCTTTGAAAGCGCGGAATTGCTGGCCAACGCGCTCGACCAGACATTTACCGGCGAGCGCTCGTATGACGAGGCGTTGGGCGCGTATCAGAATCGGCGCGACAATCACGTGTTGCCGATGTTCGAGTTCACCTGCGAGATCGCGACGCTCGAACCGCCCACGCCGCAGCTTCAGAAGTTGCTCGGTGCGGTGCAGGGGAATCAGGACGCGATGGACCAGTTCGTGGAGGTCAACGCGGGGGTGCTGTCGCCGGCGGAGTTTTTCTCGGAGCAGAACGTCAGCCGCATCTTCGCGCAGGCGCAAGCACCGCGGATGGCGTAG
- the soxR gene encoding redox-sensitive transcriptional activator SoxR, whose protein sequence is MDTNLTIGALAERTGVAASALRYYESEGLIRSARTGGGQRRYARDAIRRVSFIRASQQIGVPLPEIRDALALLPDKRTPNEKDWKRLAAMWRPRLDARIAMLTRLRDRLDGCIGCGCLSLAKCALLNPGDRAGRRGPGPRYVIDKD, encoded by the coding sequence ATGGATACGAATTTGACCATCGGCGCCCTCGCCGAACGCACGGGCGTCGCGGCGAGCGCGCTGCGTTATTACGAAAGCGAAGGGCTGATCCGTTCCGCGCGCACCGGCGGCGGGCAGCGGCGTTACGCGCGCGACGCGATCCGCCGGGTGAGCTTCATCCGCGCGTCGCAGCAGATCGGCGTGCCGCTGCCGGAGATCCGTGACGCGCTCGCGCTGTTGCCGGACAAACGCACGCCGAACGAAAAAGACTGGAAGCGCCTTGCCGCGATGTGGCGCCCGCGCCTCGACGCGCGGATCGCCATGCTGACGCGCCTTCGCGACCGGCTCGACGGCTGCATCGGATGCGGATGCCTGTCGCTCGCGAAATGCGCGCTGCTGAACCCGGGCGACCGCGCGGGCCGTCGCGGCCCGGGGCCACGATACGTGATCGACAAGGACTGA
- a CDS encoding catalase yields the protein MEKKPPTQTTSAGNPIADNQNTQTAGPRGPVLLQDVHLIEKLAHQNRERIPERVVHAKGWGAHGTLTVTHDITKYTKARIFSEVGKKTPMLARFSTVAGELGAADAERDVRGFALKFYTEEGNWDLVGNNTPVFFVRDPLKFPDFIRTQKRHPRTNLRSTTAMWDFWSLSPESLHQVTILMSDRGLPVSPRFMNGYGSHTYSLINADNERVWVKFHFKTRQGIRFLTNREAEAVVGATRESYQEDLYGSIDRGEFPRWDLKIQVMTAAQAEKTPFNPFDLTKVWPHADFPLIDVGVMELNRNPDNYFAEIEMAAFSPSNFVPGIGYSPDKMLQARIFSYADAHRYRLGTHYEALPVNAPKCPVHHYHKDGAMRFFDNNTGNPDAYYEPNSFGGPTQDHAYDEPSMPIDGAGGRYDHREGNDDYTQPGNLFRLMSPDAQQRLFNNTAEAMAGVPREIVERQVAHCTKADPAYGKGIIDAIENLAAKS from the coding sequence ATGGAAAAGAAACCCCCGACGCAGACCACGTCGGCCGGAAACCCGATCGCCGACAACCAGAACACGCAGACCGCCGGCCCGCGCGGCCCCGTCCTGTTGCAGGACGTCCACCTCATCGAAAAGCTCGCTCACCAGAACCGCGAACGCATCCCGGAGCGCGTCGTCCACGCCAAGGGCTGGGGCGCGCACGGCACTCTGACGGTCACGCACGACATCACGAAATACACCAAGGCCAGGATTTTTTCGGAGGTCGGCAAAAAGACGCCGATGCTCGCGCGCTTTTCCACCGTGGCCGGAGAGCTCGGCGCGGCGGACGCGGAGCGCGACGTGCGCGGTTTCGCGCTGAAGTTCTATACCGAGGAGGGCAATTGGGATCTTGTCGGCAACAACACGCCGGTCTTTTTCGTGCGCGATCCGCTGAAGTTCCCCGATTTCATTCGCACGCAAAAACGCCATCCGAGGACCAACCTGCGCAGCACGACCGCGATGTGGGATTTCTGGTCGCTCTCGCCGGAGAGCTTGCACCAGGTGACGATCCTCATGAGCGATCGCGGCCTGCCGGTCAGCCCGCGTTTCATGAACGGCTACGGATCGCACACGTATTCGCTCATCAACGCCGACAACGAACGCGTGTGGGTGAAGTTCCACTTCAAGACGCGCCAGGGCATCCGGTTTCTCACCAACCGCGAGGCCGAGGCCGTCGTCGGCGCGACGCGCGAGAGCTATCAGGAAGACCTTTACGGATCGATCGACCGCGGTGAGTTTCCGCGATGGGATCTGAAAATCCAGGTGATGACCGCGGCGCAGGCCGAAAAGACGCCGTTCAATCCGTTTGACCTCACGAAGGTGTGGCCGCACGCGGACTTTCCGCTGATTGACGTCGGCGTGATGGAGCTGAATCGAAACCCGGACAACTACTTCGCGGAAATCGAAATGGCCGCGTTTTCGCCGTCGAACTTCGTGCCGGGCATCGGCTACTCGCCGGACAAAATGCTGCAGGCGCGCATTTTCTCGTACGCGGACGCGCACCGCTATCGCCTGGGCACACACTACGAAGCCCTGCCGGTCAACGCGCCCAAGTGCCCCGTCCACCACTATCACAAGGACGGCGCGATGCGCTTTTTCGATAACAACACCGGCAACCCGGACGCGTATTACGAGCCCAACAGCTTCGGCGGGCCGACGCAGGATCATGCGTATGACGAACCATCGATGCCGATCGACGGCGCGGGCGGTCGCTACGATCACCGCGAGGGCAACGACGACTACACGCAGCCGGGCAACCTCTTCCGCCTGATGAGCCCCGATGCGCAACAGCGCCTGTTCAACAACACCGCGGAGGCTATGGCCGGCGTTCCGCGTGAGATCGTCGAGCGGCAGGTCGCGCACTGCACGAAGGCGGACCCGGCTTACGGCAAGGGAATCATCGACGCGATCGAGAACCTCGCCGCAAAGTCGTAA
- a CDS encoding NAD(P)H-dependent oxidoreductase, with protein sequence MPDQSNTNNAPLRLAVLIGSTRLERFGPTVAKCFVAYAQNREEFGIDLIDLADLALPSALVSDTTPAMDDYLARLARADAFVVVTPEYNHGYPASLKAAIDLADEEWHAKPVGFVGYGGISGGIRAIEQLKPVFAEMNAVAVREAVLLPYYRKIYDANEMLIAGTPSAAMADRMLNRLAWWGYALRDARAARPFAANVY encoded by the coding sequence ATGCCCGACCAATCGAACACGAACAACGCCCCCCTTCGCCTGGCGGTCCTCATCGGCAGCACGCGGCTTGAGCGGTTCGGTCCCACCGTCGCGAAATGTTTTGTCGCGTACGCGCAAAACCGCGAGGAATTCGGTATCGACCTGATTGATCTAGCCGATCTCGCCCTGCCCTCCGCGCTCGTGTCCGACACCACGCCGGCCATGGACGACTACCTCGCCCGCCTCGCGCGCGCGGATGCGTTCGTGGTCGTGACGCCCGAGTACAACCACGGCTACCCCGCGTCGCTGAAGGCCGCGATTGACCTCGCCGACGAGGAGTGGCACGCGAAGCCCGTCGGGTTCGTCGGCTACGGCGGCATTTCCGGCGGCATCCGCGCGATCGAACAGCTCAAGCCCGTGTTCGCGGAAATGAACGCCGTCGCGGTGCGCGAGGCCGTGCTTCTGCCCTACTACCGCAAGATTTACGACGCGAACGAGATGCTGATCGCCGGCACGCCGAGCGCCGCGATGGCCGATCGCATGTTGAATCGGCTGGCCTGGTGGGGATACGCGCTGCGCGACGCGCGTGCCGCGCGGCCGTTCGCCGCGAATGTGTATTGA
- a CDS encoding PaaI family thioesterase, with amino-acid sequence MNSDRDATPMTRHMKRLQGMLSGEAPPPIARLIGFTATHFEPGGSVMELVADERHANPMGTLHGGVICDLADAAMGTAMATTLADDETFTTLDISARYFKPVWRATLRAEGRVVRRTKTLGYVECDVTDETGSLVAKVSSTCIVLRGEEARGR; translated from the coding sequence ATGAACTCCGACCGAGACGCCACACCGATGACGCGCCATATGAAACGGCTTCAGGGAATGCTTTCGGGCGAGGCGCCGCCGCCGATCGCGAGGCTCATCGGTTTCACGGCGACGCACTTCGAGCCGGGAGGTTCGGTCATGGAACTGGTCGCTGACGAGCGGCATGCGAATCCGATGGGCACGCTGCACGGCGGCGTGATATGCGATCTGGCCGACGCGGCGATGGGCACCGCGATGGCGACGACGCTCGCGGATGACGAGACGTTCACCACGCTCGACATCAGCGCGCGCTACTTCAAGCCAGTCTGGCGCGCGACGCTTCGCGCCGAAGGGCGCGTCGTGCGCCGCACGAAGACGCTCGGCTACGTCGAATGCGACGTCACCGACGAAACGGGGAGCCTTGTCGCCAAGGTGTCGAGCACCTGTATCGTGCTGAGGGGAGAGGAAGCGCGCGGCCGGTAG